A region of Granulicella aggregans DNA encodes the following proteins:
- a CDS encoding HAD family hydrolase: MGQIEAVLFDYGMVISAPPQAAAWERLKAISGLDEAAFHAGYWAYRHAYDRGTHTGEEYWRLAAEHAGGSVDEGQVAALLAADVDLWGDLNQPMVDWIWRLQEAGVKTGVLSNMGDAMEAGLSAKYPWLAKFDHRVWSYTLKLAKPEAEIYRHAVEGLGVAADRVLFVDDKAENIAAAEAAGLQGIVYGDHAVFERELRERGWGSLLDV, translated from the coding sequence ATGGGACAGATTGAAGCGGTGCTTTTCGACTATGGAATGGTGATCTCTGCGCCTCCGCAGGCTGCGGCGTGGGAGCGTTTGAAGGCGATCTCGGGGCTGGATGAGGCAGCATTTCATGCCGGGTACTGGGCTTATCGCCATGCGTATGACCGCGGGACGCATACCGGCGAGGAGTACTGGCGGCTGGCAGCGGAGCACGCTGGCGGGAGCGTCGATGAGGGCCAGGTGGCGGCGTTACTCGCTGCCGATGTCGATCTGTGGGGTGATCTGAACCAGCCGATGGTGGATTGGATCTGGCGACTGCAAGAGGCGGGCGTGAAGACCGGCGTTCTATCGAATATGGGCGATGCGATGGAGGCGGGGCTTTCGGCGAAGTACCCGTGGCTGGCTAAGTTCGACCATCGAGTGTGGTCGTACACGCTGAAGCTGGCCAAGCCGGAGGCGGAGATCTATCGGCACGCGGTGGAGGGGCTTGGCGTGGCGGCTGACCGCGTGCTTTTCGTGGATGACAAGGCCGAGAACATTGCGGCTGCGGAAGCTGCCGGGCTGCAGGGGATCGTCTATGGCGATCATGCCGTGTTTGAGCGGGAGTTGCGCGAGCGCGGGTGGGGGAGTTTGCTGGACGTTTGA
- the ribB gene encoding 3,4-dihydroxy-2-butanone-4-phosphate synthase, which yields MFATVEEAVADIRAGRMVVVVDDEDRENEGDLTIAAEFCTPEAVNFMAKFGRGLICLTLTEERADYLRLGPMTSENTSRFGTAFTESIEAREGVSTGISAADRAHTIAVAISPSSTAADLARPGHVFPLRARKGGVLVRAGQTEASVDLARMAGLVTAGVICEIMNDDGTMARVPDLIKFCELHNLKMLTVADLIRYRLQHERYIHRVAEGVMPTAYGDFRMIAYENEVDGGESHIALVYGDVTGDAAKDAFIPVRVHTHCLSGDVFGATTCDCRSVIDASLRMIVEAGRGALVYLHNGTKGFSIDRSTASPRIALHRDARNRERGEDKSHRTLRQVGLGGQILSDLGIHRIQLLTNTPTHVPALQGFGIEIVEQIPVRTTAAVTA from the coding sequence ATGTTCGCCACAGTCGAAGAAGCCGTAGCAGACATCCGAGCCGGTCGCATGGTCGTCGTCGTCGATGACGAAGACCGTGAAAACGAGGGCGACCTCACCATCGCCGCCGAGTTCTGCACCCCCGAAGCCGTCAACTTCATGGCCAAATTCGGCCGCGGCTTGATCTGCCTCACTCTGACCGAAGAGCGCGCGGACTACCTCCGCCTCGGCCCCATGACCAGCGAGAACACCTCCCGCTTCGGCACCGCCTTCACCGAGAGCATCGAAGCCCGCGAAGGCGTATCGACAGGAATTTCGGCTGCCGACCGGGCACATACGATCGCGGTGGCTATAAGCCCAAGCTCCACCGCTGCCGATCTAGCCCGCCCCGGCCACGTCTTCCCGCTCCGCGCCCGCAAGGGCGGCGTCCTCGTCCGCGCCGGCCAGACCGAGGCCTCCGTCGACCTCGCCCGCATGGCTGGCCTCGTCACCGCCGGCGTCATCTGCGAGATCATGAACGACGACGGCACCATGGCCCGCGTCCCCGACCTCATCAAGTTCTGCGAGCTCCACAACCTCAAGATGCTGACCGTAGCCGACCTCATCCGCTACCGGCTACAGCATGAACGCTACATCCACCGCGTCGCCGAAGGCGTCATGCCCACCGCCTACGGCGACTTCCGCATGATCGCCTACGAGAACGAAGTCGACGGCGGCGAGTCCCATATCGCCTTGGTCTACGGAGACGTAACCGGCGATGCAGCCAAAGACGCCTTCATTCCCGTCCGAGTCCACACCCACTGCCTCTCCGGCGACGTCTTCGGCGCCACCACCTGCGACTGCCGCTCGGTCATCGACGCCTCACTCCGCATGATCGTCGAAGCTGGCCGGGGCGCCCTCGTCTACCTGCACAACGGCACCAAGGGCTTCAGCATCGACCGCTCCACCGCCTCACCTCGCATTGCACTCCACCGCGACGCGCGTAACCGCGAACGCGGCGAAGATAAAAGCCATCGCACCCTGCGTCAGGTGGGCCTAGGTGGCCAGATCCTCTCTGATCTCGGCATCCACCGCATCCAACTCCTGACCAACACGCCGACTCATGTGCCCGCGCTCCAAGGCTTCGGCATTGAGATCGTCGAACAGATTCCTGTCCGCACCACCGCCGCAGTTACCGCCTAG
- a CDS encoding tannase/feruloyl esterase family alpha/beta hydrolase encodes MRRLAIAVLLAGSMGAQAQRPSAAACSALKTAHLADTTISFADVIPAGQFPVPAEAPEAMKQGAKLLPTLCRVVAEIKPTPDSDIKMELWMPAENWNGRFHGEGNGGFAGEISYQNMAVSVLNGYASAGTDTGHAANFLDASWASGHPEKIADFGYRAIHLMTERSKEMVAAYYGTAAKKSYFAACSDGGREALMEAQRFPADYDGILAGAPAYNWTALVTTGLKNSQALLAKPESYIPESKLKAISNAVLAACDTNGGDGVSDGILTEPGKCGFKPETLLCKAGDSDSCLTAPQVKTLETIYAATVVKDGTRIYQGYVPGGEADAGGWGPWIVGSKPGQSLMNGFARGFFGEMVYPGKPFDMKTASIDQAYADATQKMAKDLNATDANLKPFFARGGKLVVYHGWSDAAITPLGTIDYYDKVLATSGKDASVKLYMVPGMGHCAGGPGADSFGQFGWLPNYGPDDPKKDAYLALQQWVEGGSAPGEIVATKYSGGMESSEVAMTRKICPYPEVAKYKGAGDTKVAESFVCSAK; translated from the coding sequence ATGCGCCGACTCGCGATTGCGGTTCTATTGGCAGGTTCCATGGGGGCACAGGCGCAGAGGCCATCGGCGGCGGCCTGTTCGGCGCTGAAGACGGCGCACCTTGCCGATACGACGATCAGTTTCGCCGATGTGATTCCTGCGGGGCAGTTTCCGGTGCCGGCGGAGGCTCCAGAGGCGATGAAACAGGGAGCGAAGCTGCTGCCCACGCTGTGCCGGGTGGTGGCGGAGATCAAGCCGACACCGGACTCCGACATCAAGATGGAGCTGTGGATGCCCGCAGAGAACTGGAACGGGCGGTTCCACGGCGAGGGGAATGGTGGGTTCGCGGGAGAGATCTCATACCAGAACATGGCCGTGTCCGTGCTGAACGGATATGCGAGCGCTGGAACGGATACGGGGCATGCCGCGAACTTTCTAGATGCGAGCTGGGCCAGCGGGCATCCGGAGAAGATTGCGGACTTCGGATATAGGGCGATCCACCTGATGACGGAGCGCTCGAAGGAGATGGTGGCGGCGTACTACGGGACGGCGGCGAAGAAGTCGTACTTTGCGGCGTGTTCTGATGGCGGACGCGAGGCGCTGATGGAGGCGCAGCGCTTCCCTGCCGACTATGACGGGATATTGGCGGGCGCTCCGGCGTACAACTGGACGGCGCTGGTGACGACGGGGCTGAAGAATTCGCAGGCGCTTCTGGCGAAGCCGGAGAGCTATATTCCGGAGTCGAAGCTTAAGGCGATCAGTAACGCGGTGCTGGCGGCTTGCGATACGAATGGTGGCGATGGGGTGTCGGATGGGATTCTGACCGAGCCGGGAAAGTGCGGGTTCAAGCCGGAGACGCTCCTCTGCAAAGCGGGGGACTCGGATAGCTGTCTGACCGCGCCGCAGGTGAAGACGCTAGAGACGATCTACGCGGCGACGGTGGTGAAAGACGGGACGCGGATCTACCAAGGGTATGTACCGGGTGGCGAGGCAGATGCTGGGGGATGGGGGCCGTGGATCGTGGGGAGCAAGCCGGGGCAGAGCCTGATGAATGGCTTTGCGCGTGGATTCTTCGGGGAGATGGTATATCCGGGAAAGCCTTTCGACATGAAGACGGCTTCGATTGATCAGGCTTATGCGGATGCTACGCAGAAGATGGCGAAGGACTTGAATGCTACCGATGCGAATCTGAAGCCGTTCTTCGCCCGGGGCGGAAAGCTGGTGGTGTATCACGGGTGGAGCGATGCGGCGATCACGCCGCTGGGGACAATCGATTACTACGACAAAGTTCTGGCGACGTCCGGCAAGGATGCATCGGTGAAGCTTTACATGGTGCCAGGGATGGGCCACTGCGCGGGCGGGCCGGGGGCCGACAGCTTCGGCCAGTTCGGATGGCTGCCGAACTATGGGCCGGACGATCCGAAGAAGGATGCGTATCTGGCGTTGCAGCAATGGGTGGAGGGTGGAAGCGCTCCGGGGGAGATTGTGGCGACCAAATATTCAGGGGGGATGGAAAGCAGCGAGGTGGCGATGACGCGGAAGATTTGTCCCTACCCGGAGGTGGCGAAGTATAAGGGGGCGGGAGATACAAAGGTGGCGGAGAGCTTTGTTTGTTCGGCGAAGTAG